From the genome of bacterium:
CAGCGGCAAAACCCACGTGTACGTTGAGTTGATAAAACAAGCCATTGCACAAGGCAAACAAGTGCTATACCTGCTACCCGAAATTGCCCTTACCGTTCAGTTGGTAGGCAGGTTGCGTGCCCACTTTGGTAACAGCGTGTTGGTATCGCACTCACGGTTTAATGAAAACGAGCGGGTAGAAATATGGAAAAAGGTAGCCGAAGAAAAGGCACACATCATAGTGGGGCCACGCTCGGCGGTGTTTTTACCGTTTCAAAACCTTGGGCTGGTGATTGTGGATGAGGAACACGAGGGGAGCTTTAAACAGTTCGACCCTGCTCCGCGCTATCACGGCAGGGATGCTGCTATTTTTCTTGCCCACTTGTGGAAGGCGAAAACCCTGTTGGGAACTGCCACCCCATCGGTAGAGAGCTATTACAATGCAAAAGCAGGTAAATACGGGTTGGTAAAATTAGAGAACCGCTTTGGCAACTCGCACCTGCCGCAAATAATTACCGCTGATATGGCCGATGCAGGCAAAAAAAACCTGCTCAAAGGGCCTTTTACCGTGTTTTTGCTGGATAAACTAAACGATGCGTTAGCACAGCAAGAGCAAGCCATTTTATTTCAAAACCGCAAAGGGTTTGTGCCGCTAACGGTGTGCAAAACCTGCGGTTGGGTACCCAAATGCGAAAACTGCGATATCAGCCTCACCTATTATAAGTTTCAAAACAGCTTTAAATGCCAGTTTTGCGGTTACAATCATGCCCCCTACAAAGCCTGTGAAGCCTGTGGCAGCCATCACCTTGAAATGACAGGGTATGGTACCGAGCGCATTGAAGAGGAATTGCAATTATTATTGCCCAATGCCCGCACCGAGCGGTTTGATTTAGAAAATACCCGTACCAAAAATGCGTATTACCGCATCATCCGTGATTTTGAAAGCAAGGATATTGATGTGCTGGTGGGTACGCAAATGGTAGCCAAAGGGCTTGATTTTGAAGATGTGCAACTGGTGGGCATTTTGGATGCCGACCAACTGCTGCACCAACCTGATTTTAGAGCCAACGAACGGGCGTTTTACTTGATGGCACAAGTAGCCGGTCGTGCAGGACGTAGGGAAAAAGAAGGTGTGGTGGTATTGCAAACCCGCCGCCCGCACCACCCTACCATACAGTATGTGATACAGCACGATTACGAAAGTTTTTATCAAAGCGACCTTGCCGAAAGATTCCGTTTTAATTACCCGCCCTATTTTAAACTGATTAACCTGCGGATAAAAAATAAAGAGGCCGAAGCAGTAGAGAATGCGGCACAACAGTTGGCACACCTGCTGCGCGAAAAATTAGGCGACCGTGTACTGGGGCCGCAAGCCCCCTACATATCGCGGTTAAAAACCTTATACATTCG
Proteins encoded in this window:
- the priA gene encoding primosomal protein N', translated to MSLLEFYTEHTHAERQTLFAEVILPLHLPKSYTYRIPFEYNTAAQVGKRVIVQFGKRKIYAGIIKSMATEPPKGYEAKYILHVLDDEPIVNATALSFWQWMAGYYMCPAGDVMNAALPAALKLESESKIKWNEEAEGVEGIELSTKEQTLLFAIKGAKEKEISLGEVADILNIKNTFPVIRSLFDKGLIIINEEIKDRYKPKTRTQITLSPQYSNNSPELKPLFEGLEKRAPRQLEILLQYFNLSFEQDVIYKDELITETTHRAALNTLVNKGIFIETEIIIDRLFAESNATAQNTLNSEQQKAFADINNHFADKDVILLHGITGSGKTHVYVELIKQAIAQGKQVLYLLPEIALTVQLVGRLRAHFGNSVLVSHSRFNENERVEIWKKVAEEKAHIIVGPRSAVFLPFQNLGLVIVDEEHEGSFKQFDPAPRYHGRDAAIFLAHLWKAKTLLGTATPSVESYYNAKAGKYGLVKLENRFGNSHLPQIITADMADAGKKNLLKGPFTVFLLDKLNDALAQQEQAILFQNRKGFVPLTVCKTCGWVPKCENCDISLTYYKFQNSFKCQFCGYNHAPYKACEACGSHHLEMTGYGTERIEEELQLLLPNARTERFDLENTRTKNAYYRIIRDFESKDIDVLVGTQMVAKGLDFEDVQLVGILDADQLLHQPDFRANERAFYLMAQVAGRAGRREKEGVVVLQTRRPHHPTIQYVIQHDYESFYQSDLAERFRFNYPPYFKLINLRIKNKEAEAVENAAQQLAHLLREKLGDRVLGPQAPYISRLKTLYIRNILIKIERERVSVTWVKDTIHQCIEAFMQTKENRKTIVQVDVDAYF